In Candidatus Nitronauta litoralis, one DNA window encodes the following:
- a CDS encoding ankyrin repeat domain-containing protein, translating to MNDNKKNFKKACYEGDMAQVKKLLSQGIDLNETNQYGETLFSETAENLMIDEEPWRHQVVKLLLDQGGDPNLLDEVQQGSLTMAMLRMDAEMIELLCEYGAKPNAYAGFLETVEDTLLDWALFEYPYQMGDYRMKLPEEPTEDDTKDVDSLIGYFQRMAEKYNLKEPKHLFVLRKFGARTWRELNEGG from the coding sequence ATGAATGACAATAAAAAAAATTTCAAAAAAGCCTGCTATGAAGGCGATATGGCCCAAGTCAAAAAACTATTGTCTCAAGGGATTGATCTCAATGAAACTAACCAATATGGGGAAACTTTATTTTCAGAAACTGCTGAAAACCTTATGATAGATGAAGAGCCGTGGAGACACCAAGTTGTAAAATTATTGTTGGACCAGGGAGGCGATCCCAACCTTTTGGATGAGGTTCAGCAAGGCTCCCTTACTATGGCAATGCTTAGGATGGATGCTGAAATGATCGAATTGTTGTGTGAATATGGAGCCAAGCCGAATGCTTATGCCGGGTTTTTGGAGACGGTGGAGGATACCCTTTTAGACTGGGCGCTTTTTGAATATCCATATCAAATGGGTGACTACAGAATGAAATTGCCTGAGGAACCCACAGAGGATGACACAAAGGATGTGGACTCTTTGATTGGTTATTTTCAGCGAATGGCTGAAAAATATAATTTAAAAGAACCGAAACACCTTTTCGTTCTAAGAAAGTTTGGAGCAAGAACCTGGCGCGAATTAAATGAAGGTGGATAA
- a CDS encoding (2Fe-2S)-binding protein, whose translation MTSQSRLIDHFKKVCICRSITGGTIMKAMREGALSFEALRRQIRVGTGQCGAKRCREKIEAKVKDYKAELKTEATSIEPPPPSA comes from the coding sequence ATGACCTCTCAAAGTCGACTCATTGATCACTTCAAAAAGGTTTGCATCTGTAGAAGCATTACAGGTGGAACCATCATGAAGGCAATGCGTGAGGGAGCACTCTCTTTTGAAGCTCTTCGACGCCAAATTCGAGTAGGCACCGGCCAATGCGGTGCCAAACGCTGCCGTGAGAAAATTGAGGCCAAGGTCAAAGATTATAAGGCTGAGTTAAAAACAGAAGCCACCAGCATAGAACCGCCCCCCCCTTCTGCCTGA